In Plasmodium chabaudi chabaudi strain AS genome assembly, chromosome: 9, the sequence attttatttttttttttttttgttaaaaattatttgatacCGATTATGGCTACTTTTTCGTTTGATAGAGAAAACGAACTGTGGCATAAAACATATCCTACGAATTCAATCTGCTCTAAGTGAAttgtaataaatacatattttaaatataaattaataaaaaagacgaaaaaaaaaatatatatttaaccttatttattatgtcattatttttaaagtttCTTTCTGCGATACATTCctcaaattttttgtacAACCTGAAAAAGGGACGCACACAAATATGTATACGTACTTATTCCATCTcgtaaaacaaattattaaaaaatgaattaaatattaaacttACTTTAAATTGTCCTTATTATTAGCTTCTTCATCCACAACATTTGGTgtgtatattaataatgatgTTGAATCCAAAGAGCTAGTAGACAATATGTAACCTTTGAAAATGGGAAAAAGTTTTACGGTTATCTTATTTTGTACTTCAacttgttcataatttagTAAGTCACAATGAAAGAAAGagaaatgatgaaaaatgtgaaaatgaaaaaaaggaataccGGATGAGCTCCAATCTAAAAATAGAATACTCCCGGTATGAttctcaattttttttataacccATTTTTGCTTGTCTTTTAatgaacaaataaatataacccCAGATGAAAAGCCAATTGCAAATGTGTTAGCATGTGGATGCCAACAAACACATGTTGGTAATTCCTCTGTTGGTATATTAACATTAGTGCATTcccatttttctttttgattttttttaaatataacacATTTCATATCAATAGTAACTATAAgcaattcattttttgctGACCATTCTAGTcctataattttatttctactCTGTATTGTGATTGggtaaatttatatttattttaaataattcacaaatgtacatatatgtaaGACACtgtaatacaaaaatattaatgagTGCATACTtgtttaaagaaaaaagaatatcaatgttttaaatatgtttttttcacaatttttatataatttattaaacttACACCGGTGTATAgaatatcaaaataaataatttcagtattaactattttatatagaactatgttgttttttgtattaacaACAGCTATTAGCATATCCTTTTTATTGGGTGACAATTTTATtggtatattatattcttcaTCAGGAATGGAATATTTTACACAATTGCATTTTAAATAGTcaatcattattttataagattgtcttatctttttttgttcttaatatgaaattgtgcatatgtgtgtgtatGAATAAGTAGGTAATGAATATATCTCAATgttttatgtaaatatattatgcatacttttttattatactaatttaaaaaatgtgtaatTATGTACCCagtgtatatacatataataaaaatgctgaaggtatataacatatatatatggacATTTCCTTGGCTATTCATTTGATATTTACACTCATTGCTTATGAAGTATGCCAATTTGAATAGCTACACGGACACGGAAAAAGGGGTACTATACAATAAGACtattagaaataaaataagtataaaaaacagaaaaaaatttaattatttcaaaaaaaaacataaaagtGAGAAAGACACAATGATAGGATAATGACAAAATTTAAacgaataataaataataactaataactaataaataaataataaatatacatattgaTTTACAAGCATTTGGTTAAATACCGTGGATATCagtcaaaaatattaattatatatttttttgtttcaaattgtattttaaaaaaatgggtgtcctttttttatatatatgcctTCTTAAAGCacttgttttattttcctattATGCACACT encodes:
- a CDS encoding actin-related protein 2/3 complex subunit 1, putative; amino-acid sequence: MIDYLKCNCVKYSIPDEEYNIPIKLSPNKKDMLIAVVNTKNNIVLYKIVNTEIIYFDILYTGSRNKIIGLEWSAKNELLIVTIDMKCVIFKKNQKEKWECTNVNIPTEELPTCVCWHPHANTFAIGFSSGVIFICSLKDKQKWVIKKIENHTGSILFLDWSSSGYILSTSSLDSTSLLIYTPNVVDEEANNKDNLKLYKKFEECIAERNFKNNDIINKIEFVGYVLCHSSFSLSNEKVAIIASSFDNSCKKQKIIISDFLKSPMNTQSVTWVGQTLQKCLFLDNERLLVYGYEVFPIIIECINDEWVISRVVLPEFIIKNLSVDFFYDKKSIKDIEQGCDELNGNEIIGEIVAHSNSILQLSMLETCEDMKNGKFATVSSDFNVVIWSYNL